A single genomic interval of Nitratidesulfovibrio sp. SRB-5 harbors:
- a CDS encoding alpha/beta hydrolase: MKRKPFLAGLLLTVGLFATADAMAAEKGAQPPLLIQEQGSFAVGGTVARNPGTFDPRKPADPAGQTFHGDHAYVFYQKPVNARRYPLVFLHGAGQFSKTWESTPDGREGFQNIFLRRGFSTYLVDQPRRGNAGRSMVEQKVTPTPDEQMWFTQFRVGVWPDYFPGSQFPRGKDTLNQYFRQMTPNTGPFDAGVISDSLSALFAKIGDGILVTHSQGGGPGWMAAMKSPNVRAVVAYEPGSNFTFPEGEVPAPIENRFATLSALGVPMSDFKKLTRLPIIIYYGDNIPNDPSDVPAQDYWRACLAMARKWAETVNRHGGDATVLHLPEAGQVGNTHFPFSDLNNVKVADLLSQWLKEKGLD, from the coding sequence ATGAAGCGAAAACCATTCCTTGCGGGACTATTGCTCACGGTGGGACTTTTTGCGACGGCTGACGCCATGGCGGCGGAAAAGGGGGCCCAGCCCCCGCTGCTGATTCAGGAACAGGGCAGCTTTGCCGTGGGCGGCACGGTTGCCCGGAATCCCGGCACATTCGATCCGCGCAAGCCCGCCGATCCCGCAGGCCAGACGTTCCACGGCGACCACGCCTACGTGTTTTACCAAAAGCCGGTAAATGCGCGCAGATACCCGCTGGTATTCCTGCACGGGGCCGGGCAGTTCTCCAAAACCTGGGAAAGCACCCCGGACGGGCGTGAAGGGTTCCAGAACATCTTCCTGCGGCGGGGCTTCAGTACCTACCTCGTTGACCAGCCGCGGCGCGGCAATGCGGGCCGCAGCATGGTGGAGCAGAAGGTAACCCCCACGCCGGACGAACAGATGTGGTTCACCCAGTTCCGGGTGGGCGTATGGCCGGACTATTTCCCCGGCAGCCAGTTCCCCAGGGGCAAGGACACACTGAATCAGTACTTCCGGCAAATGACGCCGAATACCGGCCCGTTCGATGCCGGGGTAATTTCGGACTCCCTGTCCGCGTTGTTCGCGAAAATCGGCGACGGCATCCTGGTCACCCATTCGCAGGGTGGCGGTCCGGGTTGGATGGCGGCCATGAAAAGCCCGAATGTACGCGCTGTCGTGGCGTACGAGCCCGGCAGCAACTTCACCTTCCCCGAAGGAGAGGTACCCGCGCCCATTGAAAACAGGTTCGCCACCCTGAGCGCCCTCGGCGTTCCCATGTCAGACTTCAAGAAGCTGACGCGGCTGCCGATCATCATCTATTACGGCGATAACATCCCCAATGATCCCAGCGACGTTCCAGCCCAGGATTACTGGCGGGCCTGCCTTGCCATGGCAAGGAAATGGGCGGAAACCGTGAACCGACATGGAGGCGATGCGACCGTGCTCCACCTGCCCGAAGCCGGACAGGTCGGCAATACCCACTTCCCCTTTTCGGACCTGAACAACGTCAAGGTGGCGGACCTGTTGTCTCAGTGGCTGAAAGAGAAAGGGCTGGATTGA
- the metK gene encoding methionine adenosyltransferase: MIPGKGRYFFTSESVTEGHPDKVADQISDAVLDVLLAQDPMSRVACETLVTTGMAFIAGEIRTKGFADLPEVVRSTIRNIGYNSSEMGFDWKTCAVISSIDKQSGDIAQGVDRGNPEDQGAGDQGMMFGFACDETPTLMPAPIYWAHQLSQRLTQVRKDGILDFLRPDGKTQVSFEYVDGKPVHINNVVVSSQHADNVSNDTIREGIIEEVIKKTLPEGLMADGCEIFINTTGRFVVGGPMGDCGLTGRKIIQDTYGGAGHHGGGAFSGKDASKVDRSGAYMGRYIAKNVVKAGLAPKCEVQIAYCIGVAEPVSVLVSSLGSSELSDEVLTRAVREVFDLRPYHIIKRLDLNRPIYGKTTCYGHFGRELPEFTWEQCDAVADLRTAAKI; encoded by the coding sequence ATGATTCCCGGAAAAGGCCGCTACTTCTTCACGTCCGAATCCGTCACCGAAGGCCACCCCGACAAGGTTGCCGACCAGATTTCCGATGCCGTGCTTGACGTGCTGCTGGCGCAGGACCCCATGTCCCGCGTGGCCTGCGAAACGCTGGTGACCACCGGCATGGCCTTCATCGCGGGCGAAATCCGCACCAAGGGCTTTGCCGACCTGCCCGAGGTGGTGCGCTCCACCATCCGCAACATCGGCTACAACAGCTCGGAAATGGGCTTCGACTGGAAGACCTGCGCGGTCATCTCCTCCATCGACAAGCAGTCGGGCGACATCGCTCAGGGCGTGGACCGCGGCAACCCCGAAGACCAGGGCGCGGGCGACCAGGGCATGATGTTCGGCTTTGCCTGCGATGAAACCCCCACCCTGATGCCCGCCCCCATCTACTGGGCGCACCAGCTTTCGCAGCGCCTGACCCAGGTGCGCAAGGACGGCATCCTCGACTTCCTGCGCCCCGACGGCAAGACCCAGGTTTCGTTCGAATACGTGGACGGCAAACCCGTGCACATCAACAACGTGGTGGTCTCGTCGCAGCATGCCGACAACGTGTCCAACGACACCATCCGCGAAGGCATCATCGAGGAAGTGATCAAGAAGACGCTGCCCGAAGGCCTGATGGCCGACGGCTGCGAAATCTTCATCAACACCACCGGGCGCTTCGTCGTCGGCGGCCCCATGGGCGACTGCGGCCTGACCGGCCGCAAGATCATCCAGGACACCTACGGCGGCGCCGGCCACCATGGCGGCGGCGCGTTCTCCGGCAAGGACGCCTCCAAGGTGGACCGTTCCGGCGCGTACATGGGCCGCTACATCGCCAAGAACGTGGTCAAGGCGGGCCTGGCGCCCAAGTGCGAAGTGCAGATCGCCTACTGCATCGGCGTGGCCGAGCCGGTTTCGGTGCTGGTCTCCTCGCTGGGCAGCAGCGAACTGTCGGACGAAGTGCTGACCCGCGCCGTGCGCGAGGTGTTCGACCTGCGCCCGTACCACATCATCAAGCGCCTCGACCTGAACCGCCCCATCTACGGCAAGACCACCTGCTACGGCCACTTCGGCCGCGAACTGCCCGAGTTCACCTGGGAGCAGTGCGACGCCGTGGCCGACCTGCGCACCGCCGCCAAGATCTAG
- the panC gene encoding pantoate--beta-alanine ligase, with translation MQILTDPRTLQQTCLRWRADGQHTVLVPTMGYYHSGHESLMSYARSVGDKVVVSLFVNPTQFGPGEDLAAYPRDLERDAALAEANGADILFTPQPADMFPAGHATWIEVPSLAGTLCGVSRPTHFRGVCTVVMKLFQLAMPRTAVFGQKDWQQLAIIRRMARDLNVPVDVVGRPIVREQDGLAMSSRNIYLSTEERAQAPNIHHGLALGRALVQGGERDAAAVAEAMRRYWRESLPLAQEDYISIVHPETLEPLARITDAALCAVAFRLGKARLIDNMLLAGE, from the coding sequence ATGCAGATACTCACCGACCCACGCACGTTGCAACAGACCTGCCTGCGCTGGCGGGCCGACGGCCAGCACACCGTGCTGGTGCCCACCATGGGCTACTACCATTCCGGGCACGAAAGCCTGATGTCCTACGCCCGCTCGGTGGGCGACAAGGTGGTAGTCAGCCTGTTCGTGAACCCCACGCAGTTCGGCCCCGGCGAAGACCTGGCCGCCTATCCGCGCGACCTTGAACGCGATGCCGCCCTGGCCGAGGCCAACGGCGCGGACATCCTGTTCACCCCGCAGCCCGCGGACATGTTTCCGGCGGGCCATGCCACGTGGATAGAGGTGCCCTCTCTGGCGGGCACGCTGTGCGGCGTTTCGCGCCCCACCCATTTCCGGGGGGTGTGCACCGTGGTCATGAAGCTGTTCCAGCTGGCCATGCCGCGCACCGCCGTGTTCGGCCAGAAGGACTGGCAGCAGCTGGCCATCATCCGCCGCATGGCGCGCGACCTGAACGTGCCCGTGGACGTGGTGGGCCGCCCCATCGTGCGCGAGCAGGACGGGCTGGCCATGAGCTCGCGCAACATCTACCTTTCGACCGAAGAACGCGCCCAGGCCCCCAACATCCACCACGGCCTGGCCCTTGGCCGGGCGCTGGTGCAGGGGGGCGAGCGCGATGCCGCCGCCGTGGCCGAGGCCATGCGCCGCTACTGGCGCGAAAGCCTGCCCCTGGCGCAGGAAGACTACATTTCCATCGTCCACCCGGAAACGCTGGAGCCGCTCGCGCGCATCACCGACGCAGCCCTGTGCGCGGTGGCCTTCCGCCTGGGCAAGGCCCGGCTTATCGACAACATGCTGCTGGCCGGAGAATAG
- a CDS encoding cupin domain-containing protein, whose translation MNVLTISLIALCLLVPEIALSARAHAEEQNGLGQVVILGGSRPSSTAPSGNFTGYVRVDPVFQAQAPARAYGSYVTFEPGARTNWHTHPLGQTLIVTFGTGLTQEWGGPVEVIRQGDVVICPPGVKHWHGAAPDAAMTHLAIGEHVEGKSVEWMEQVTDEQYRTR comes from the coding sequence ATGAACGTTCTCACAATATCCCTGATTGCACTGTGCCTGCTGGTTCCGGAAATCGCATTATCCGCACGGGCCCATGCAGAAGAACAGAACGGCCTGGGGCAAGTCGTCATTCTCGGCGGCTCACGCCCTTCCTCGACGGCTCCGAGCGGGAATTTTACGGGATACGTCCGCGTCGATCCCGTCTTCCAGGCTCAGGCTCCCGCCCGTGCCTATGGTTCTTATGTCACCTTTGAACCGGGAGCGCGCACGAACTGGCATACCCATCCGCTGGGCCAGACCCTGATCGTTACGTTCGGGACGGGCCTGACACAGGAATGGGGCGGCCCCGTCGAGGTTATCCGGCAGGGGGACGTGGTGATTTGTCCTCCCGGCGTCAAGCACTGGCATGGCGCTGCCCCCGATGCCGCCATGACGCATCTTGCCATAGGAGAACATGTGGAAGGCAAGAGTGTAGAATGGATGGAGCAGGTAACTGATGAACAGTATCGAACCAGATAA